A genomic region of Armatimonadota bacterium contains the following coding sequences:
- a CDS encoding glycosyltransferase translates to MKKILIAETIDWNSSVQIGSHHYARHFLEHGDEVVWVSQYIHPLSFLTGCRERTKYAFSLSRGARSSEHERLSLYMPFTILPCRRHWLFDSKVVGKLSLYCTFPSVKSVLTKLGFDKVDVVWISNPLLANIANIVKHDVLVFRVNDLYSGFKGMPSCVVEFEKSLIESANLVFVTSKVLAKHVENLGGKGIYLPNGAEVEHFLSPMPLPADYLGIPTPRAVYAGAIEWWFDTDLVASIARNLPDISFVLIGRREGVGDSAFSSLPNVYLLGPKPYKELPGYYQHADVGIIPFKVNEFTAAINPNKLYEYFSAGLPVVSTYLPEIKPLRPLVKIAQDSQEFAAFLREALKEGKNSLREERIQCAKSNSWKARFDEAMAYISDVLSSRRTGAA, encoded by the coding sequence TCGCAGTATATCCACCCTTTGAGTTTTCTTACAGGATGCCGCGAAAGAACAAAGTATGCTTTCAGTCTTTCCCGAGGGGCGCGAAGCTCGGAGCACGAACGTCTCTCGCTGTACATGCCATTTACAATACTGCCTTGTAGGCGCCACTGGCTTTTTGACAGCAAGGTGGTAGGCAAGCTGAGTCTCTACTGTACATTTCCTTCGGTAAAAAGTGTATTGACTAAGCTCGGCTTTGATAAGGTGGATGTAGTTTGGATATCCAACCCTTTGTTAGCAAACATTGCTAACATTGTGAAGCACGACGTACTGGTCTTTAGGGTAAATGATTTGTATTCAGGTTTCAAGGGAATGCCAAGTTGCGTAGTGGAGTTTGAGAAGTCGCTAATTGAAAGCGCCAATTTAGTTTTTGTTACTTCCAAAGTACTTGCTAAGCACGTGGAGAATTTAGGTGGAAAGGGCATATATTTGCCAAACGGTGCAGAAGTTGAACATTTTTTATCTCCAATGCCCCTGCCCGCAGATTATTTGGGCATCCCGACTCCAAGAGCAGTGTATGCAGGTGCAATCGAGTGGTGGTTTGATACTGATTTGGTTGCGAGCATAGCCAGGAACCTTCCAGATATCTCTTTTGTCCTAATTGGTCGCCGGGAAGGGGTTGGAGATAGTGCGTTTTCGAGTTTGCCGAACGTGTATCTCCTGGGACCGAAGCCGTATAAGGAGTTACCTGGATATTATCAACATGCCGATGTCGGTATAATCCCCTTTAAAGTAAATGAGTTCACGGCTGCAATCAATCCTAACAAACTCTATGAGTACTTTTCGGCAGGATTGCCTGTTGTATCCACATATTTGCCAGAAATCAAACCACTTAGGCCATTGGTAAAGATTGCGCAAGATTCCCAAGAATTTGCGGCATTTCTTCGTGAGGCGTTGAAAGAGGGGAAAAATAGTCTGCGAGAAGAGCGTATTCAATGCGCCAAATCGAACTCCTGGAAGGCGCGGTTTGACGAAGCGATGGCTTATATCTCCGATGTGCTAAGCTCACGCCGTACTGGAGCGGCATAA
- a CDS encoding glycosyltransferase family 2 protein → MQRVYIIVLNWNGWQDTIECLESVFRSDYPDFQVVVCDNGSEDASVERIREWAEGRYQVEIASENPLRYLVFPPVPKPVEFQEFDRAKAEAGGEVGDAEPRLVIIRIDENLGFAGGNNVGIRYALAKGDCGYVWLLNNDTVVTQNALSGMVRRMMESPVAGMCGAKILYYDEPEKVQVLGGVSYNRWFGTTKQIGWLKSADVPYDLLEVERSMSYVTGACMLVSRQFLETVGLMSEDYFFYFEELDWVMRARGAFDLVYAPDSVVYHKEGRAVGGSSRAANCKSYISDYYYLLNKIKITRKFFPYALPTVYLSILGTLVNRIRRRQWDRVDMVFKIWR, encoded by the coding sequence ATGCAGAGAGTATACATCATCGTCCTCAATTGGAATGGTTGGCAAGACACAATCGAATGTCTAGAAAGTGTTTTTAGAAGCGACTATCCCGATTTTCAAGTGGTAGTGTGCGATAACGGCTCTGAAGATGCTTCGGTTGAGCGAATAAGAGAATGGGCTGAGGGACGGTACCAAGTCGAGATAGCATCAGAAAACCCACTTCGTTATCTTGTTTTTCCGCCGGTTCCTAAGCCTGTTGAATTTCAAGAATTTGACCGAGCCAAAGCGGAGGCAGGTGGGGAAGTGGGGGATGCAGAGCCTCGGCTTGTTATCATAAGGATTGATGAAAACCTAGGCTTTGCAGGCGGAAACAATGTTGGAATACGATATGCGCTTGCCAAGGGAGACTGCGGATATGTATGGCTGTTGAATAACGACACAGTGGTGACTCAAAATGCCTTAAGTGGCATGGTGCGTCGGATGATGGAATCGCCGGTTGCTGGCATGTGTGGTGCAAAAATACTCTACTACGATGAGCCGGAAAAAGTACAAGTCCTCGGCGGCGTGTCATATAATCGGTGGTTCGGAACAACCAAACAAATCGGCTGGCTGAAATCGGCAGATGTGCCTTATGATTTATTAGAAGTGGAACGGAGCATGTCATATGTAACTGGGGCGTGTATGCTCGTATCTCGCCAATTTCTTGAGACGGTTGGTTTAATGAGCGAGGACTACTTTTTCTATTTTGAAGAGCTCGATTGGGTAATGCGCGCACGGGGTGCATTCGACTTGGTCTACGCCCCAGACAGCGTCGTCTATCATAAAGAAGGCAGGGCTGTCGGGGGAAGTAGCCGTGCGGCTAATTGTAAAAGCTATATTTCGGACTATTATTATCTGCTGAATAAGATAAAAATCACGCGTAAGTTCTTCCCTTATGCCCTACCTACTGTGTATCTGAGTATTCTCGGCACTCTTGTAAATCGAATTAGAAGACGCCAATGGGACAGGGTGGATATGGTCTTTAAGATTTGGCGATGA
- a CDS encoding O-antigen ligase family protein, translated as MTDLLLIIWIATIGADRVDFLGGTGDFILTPFLVLSPLVLSFGFMHLMLKKNAPAVLVPRNTRQVIFLFTLLLILVLLSVVFGRDMRLGLKRFALLAIQVYGTLLGAIVLANLKNPGRILLLGAYCSIVLSLLMNIGQLLYWLPASLSDQIRSMSIIDFSPRLVGPFGPRLAGVSIDMNRGATLLMVYAFFVLKFGGRSPLHDVFFYLALVMILATLSRSGIAGFILMGLVMLVQNGRIRLSSIAKAMAVFGGLGILLLFVARCTALGTYLKIGKLLAERLSFGESESGGMHLMLVERGLEIASSSVQNFFLGTGFGSSRLLLNDIFVDKYANFHSIYISFLVETGVLSLFVLLLLCCLPLARSRNYMPMMLGLMVVNLFYQLSLEPIFWLSIVLLWTNIGFTRGEVRDT; from the coding sequence ATGACAGATTTATTGCTGATAATCTGGATTGCAACGATTGGTGCAGACAGGGTTGATTTCTTGGGTGGCACAGGCGATTTTATCCTTACGCCGTTCCTCGTCTTGTCGCCATTGGTCCTTTCATTTGGGTTTATGCACCTTATGCTTAAGAAGAACGCCCCTGCGGTTTTGGTGCCGAGAAATACCCGCCAAGTTATCTTTCTCTTCACACTGTTACTTATTCTTGTGCTGTTGTCAGTGGTTTTCGGGCGAGATATGCGCCTGGGTTTGAAGAGATTTGCTTTGCTAGCTATTCAGGTTTATGGGACTTTGCTTGGAGCAATTGTTCTAGCTAATTTAAAAAACCCAGGGCGTATTCTTCTTTTAGGCGCATACTGCAGTATTGTCCTCAGCCTTCTGATGAATATAGGCCAGCTTCTATATTGGCTTCCTGCCTCATTAAGTGATCAAATCAGAAGCATGAGTATCATTGATTTTAGTCCACGGCTTGTTGGACCGTTTGGCCCTCGGCTAGCTGGTGTATCGATTGACATGAACCGAGGGGCGACGCTTCTAATGGTTTATGCGTTCTTTGTACTGAAGTTTGGCGGTCGTTCGCCGTTGCACGATGTATTTTTCTATTTGGCGTTGGTTATGATATTGGCGACTCTATCTAGGTCTGGCATTGCTGGGTTTATACTCATGGGATTGGTTATGCTGGTTCAAAATGGCAGGATTAGGCTCTCATCGATAGCAAAGGCGATGGCGGTTTTCGGCGGATTAGGTATATTATTACTTTTTGTTGCCCGATGCACGGCGCTAGGAACCTATCTTAAAATAGGTAAATTATTAGCGGAACGTCTATCTTTTGGCGAGTCCGAATCAGGTGGCATGCACTTAATGTTAGTTGAAAGGGGCTTGGAGATTGCTTCGTCAAGCGTGCAAAACTTTTTCCTTGGCACAGGTTTTGGTAGCTCTAGATTACTGCTTAATGATATTTTTGTAGACAAGTATGCTAATTTCCACTCAATATATATTTCGTTTCTTGTCGAAACCGGTGTTCTTTCCCTTTTTGTGCTATTGTTGCTCTGCTGCCTACCCCTCGCAAGGTCTAGGAATTATATGCCGATGATGCTTGGGTTAATGGTGGTCAATCTTTTCTACCAGCTTTCCCTGGAGCCGATTTTTTGGTTGAGTATAGTCCTTCTGTGGACAAATATAGGTTTTACAAGAGGTGAAGTGAGGGATACTTAA
- a CDS encoding glycosyltransferase family 4 protein produces the protein MRIGINAQLYSSSASYRNAGISRYIRGLLAALAVCRDTQEIHVFLRDAERMEFLNELNVHCSCRGTESPLFRIAWEQTVLPLLVRRLRLDILHAPAHVLPIACPCKSVVTVLDLSFVRFPQYFPRFQRQYLKCFTFWSAQRANAVITISEHSKREIVELLKVPENKVFAIPLGIDRNFHPVAAEEIARVASRYGISENTILFVGTLEPRKNIHSLIAAFNIVRKKFNQHCTLVLAGGKGWFYHELFEFVRQLHLGDSIRFLGYVPAEDLPALYGAASVFVYPSIYEGFGLPPLEAMACGTPVITSSTTSLPEVVDDVGIMVEPHDVEALADAILRVLCDFDLRQEMRAKGIERAKRFSWEETARQTLKVYNNIFK, from the coding sequence ATGCGCATCGGGATAAATGCACAGCTCTACTCATCCTCGGCTTCTTATAGAAATGCCGGTATATCGAGGTACATTCGCGGATTATTGGCTGCTCTTGCTGTTTGTCGTGACACTCAGGAAATACATGTATTTCTGCGGGACGCAGAACGAATGGAGTTTCTAAACGAACTCAATGTGCACTGTAGCTGTCGGGGCACGGAAAGCCCTCTGTTTCGAATTGCTTGGGAGCAGACAGTTCTTCCACTGCTAGTCAGGCGGTTAAGGCTCGATATTCTTCATGCGCCAGCCCATGTGCTTCCCATAGCATGTCCGTGCAAATCAGTGGTCACTGTACTTGATCTTAGCTTTGTCCGTTTTCCTCAATATTTCCCGAGATTTCAGCGGCAGTATCTTAAATGCTTTACTTTTTGGTCAGCTCAAAGGGCAAATGCAGTAATTACAATTTCGGAGCATTCAAAGCGCGAGATAGTGGAGCTTCTTAAGGTTCCAGAGAACAAAGTTTTCGCTATCCCTCTAGGTATAGATCGCAACTTTCATCCGGTTGCCGCCGAGGAGATCGCGCGCGTTGCTAGTCGATATGGAATAAGTGAAAATACAATCCTTTTTGTCGGTACTCTGGAGCCTAGGAAGAATATTCACTCTTTGATAGCGGCTTTTAACATCGTGCGGAAAAAGTTTAACCAACATTGTACTCTGGTTTTAGCTGGTGGAAAGGGTTGGTTCTATCATGAATTATTTGAATTCGTCCGACAATTACATTTAGGGGACAGCATAAGGTTTTTGGGTTATGTTCCTGCTGAAGACCTGCCGGCGCTTTATGGAGCGGCTTCTGTCTTTGTGTATCCATCGATCTATGAAGGTTTTGGACTCCCGCCGCTGGAGGCGATGGCATGTGGAACGCCGGTAATAACATCGTCAACAACGTCCTTGCCTGAGGTAGTCGACGATGTGGGGATTATGGTGGAACCACATGACGTCGAAGCACTTGCTGATGCGATTTTGCGAGTGTTGTGCGATTTTGATTTGCGTCAGGAAATGAGAGCAAAGGGCATAGAACGGGCAAAACGGTTTTCTTGGGAGGAAACAGCCCGTCAGACGTTGAAAGTGTATAACAATATCTTTAAATAA
- a CDS encoding glycosyltransferase, producing MKIAIVHDFLNQMGGAEHVLKIFREIYPEAPIYTTIYVPSAVCPSFKTADIRTSFMQKLPMIKKHFRRYLPLYQYAIELFDLSEFDVVLSSSSSFAKGVITQPHTCHICYCYTPMRFVWNYHTYIEQEPFSRLTKIVLPYIIHRLRRWDEITANRVDFYVAISEEIRRRIRKYYRRDATVIHPPIDASRFKVSVQDDGYFVVLSRLLPYKRIDIAIEAFNRLKLPLKIIGDGRDLERLKKMAGPTVEFLGRIPDDEMYKCLSACRALIFPGLEDFGLAPVEAMACGKPVIAFAGGGALETVNDGVTGIFFYEQTPEAVAETVSRFDPDRFDPYEIRKHAELFDVSVFKEQISTFVREKFHLYRTSAMLTGDERFGILARVSDRSFDFEKKHTSDIMHDKRG from the coding sequence GTGAAAATCGCCATTGTTCACGATTTTCTCAATCAAATGGGCGGTGCCGAGCATGTTCTCAAAATATTTCGGGAAATTTATCCCGAGGCTCCAATCTATACGACTATCTATGTTCCTTCCGCTGTGTGCCCCTCGTTTAAAACTGCAGATATCCGAACATCCTTTATGCAGAAGCTTCCAATGATAAAGAAGCACTTTCGGCGGTACTTGCCTCTATATCAGTATGCAATTGAGCTCTTCGACCTCTCCGAATTTGATGTTGTGCTTAGCAGTTCATCGTCATTTGCCAAAGGAGTAATTACCCAGCCGCACACATGCCATATCTGCTATTGCTATACTCCAATGCGATTTGTATGGAATTACCACACGTATATTGAGCAAGAGCCTTTCTCGCGGCTTACAAAGATTGTTTTGCCCTATATTATCCATCGCCTTCGCCGATGGGACGAAATTACTGCAAACCGTGTTGATTTTTATGTTGCAATAAGCGAGGAAATAAGGCGTCGTATTCGCAAATACTATCGGCGAGACGCAACTGTCATCCACCCGCCAATTGACGCCTCTCGATTCAAGGTAAGCGTTCAAGATGATGGCTATTTCGTGGTTTTATCGAGACTCCTTCCTTATAAGAGGATAGACATTGCAATTGAGGCGTTTAATAGGCTCAAACTGCCCTTGAAAATCATCGGAGACGGGCGCGACCTCGAACGCCTAAAGAAAATGGCTGGTCCTACGGTGGAGTTTCTTGGAAGGATACCAGATGATGAAATGTACAAGTGTCTTTCCGCCTGTCGGGCGTTAATATTCCCAGGTTTGGAAGACTTCGGCCTTGCTCCAGTTGAGGCAATGGCTTGCGGAAAGCCAGTGATTGCGTTTGCTGGGGGTGGCGCGTTGGAAACGGTAAATGATGGAGTTACTGGAATCTTCTTCTATGAGCAGACACCCGAGGCAGTGGCAGAGACGGTTTCAAGGTTTGACCCCGACCGCTTTGATCCCTACGAGATACGCAAGCATGCCGAGCTTTTTGATGTCTCGGTATTTAAAGAACAAATATCAACATTTGTTAGAGAGAAGTTCCATCTGTATCGGACCTCTGCTATGTTGACGGGAGACGAAAGGTTCGGTATACTTGCGAGGGTGAGCGATAGAAGCTTTGACTTCGAGAAGAAACACACGTCGGATATAATGCACGATAAACGAGGCTAG